The genomic region attaatcagaGAGTAATCAGTGAGCACTATTAATGGAGTTCTTGGCAAATCGGTAAATAATCGAAAATTTATAACTTTTGACTTTGACAAAGTGTTGACCAATTTTGAATGATTTTGATCAAGTTTGACCAGTGTTTGACTGAAAAACAACTTTTTTTAAGTTCATGTTACATATGTTTTTAGTAAAATTCACCAAAAATTGAATCTACTAAAAATTCACCTTCATCTGAAGTACAGTCTGAAATACAGTTTGTGCTAACTCTAGATTTTGCTCTCTTGTTCACTTCTTCAGCAGTCCTATAAAAATCATAACACGAAATTCAGTTGTTGAATTCATTTTCTATAATACTATAAATTCTTTAAAACAAACCTTTGCATTGGCCATTCCGAGGGTGGGCCATGGATATCATCGGAAAGATCTATCCCAGACCTTGAAACAGAACCTTGTTCGTTTCCAACATCTGCTGCTCTTTTAGCATTCTCTTCTGCAATTTGTTTTTATCTAATATCTTGTCTTTCAAATTTATCGTTCAAGGTCTGATTTTTTAAAACTTGGCAAGATCTGACATTATGCTGTGATTTACCACAATGACCGCAATTTTTGTGATTAGTTAGACCTTTTTTATTAAGAGCTTCTTCACGAGCATTTGTAATTCTCTTGTTTTCACATCCTTTGTTCCGAATATCTTGTGGTGCATGAACAGAAATATTGTATGGCTGGGAAATTCCAACCAAAGCAGGTATCAGGTCATTATTAGATCCCTTCATTGAAGTTTCTCCAGATTTACTAAAAACCTTATCTTTCAAATCTTTTATTAAATCTCTATAAACTTTCATCTTTTCTGAATCACACATATTAAGATGTACGCATTGGTCAACAAAAGAATAAATATCCTTAATATTCATCCCCAACGATCCAATATGATTTAAATAAAAAGAACTTCGTCGATCATTTAAATGTGTAGAGTGTAATGACCAACGTCTCTTGATATACTTGGAGGAAATATTGTTTTGGGCACAGCATCCATTTTAAGAACATTTAAAATGTGACGGCAAAAATAATCAACCCACTCATACATTTTGCAGTTGCATGAAATTTTATTTGTTCTACGATTAACAATAACATCATTGAATCTTGGAATTAACTCATCAAAATAATAAAGATTTGCAATTCTGTCAATAGTCTCATCAATATTTGAAGTTTTCACACTTGTGTCCCCTATACAAAACTTTGTAATATCCTTCGAAAGTTTTTGTATTTTATAACTCAAACAGTATCTAGTAGCAGCTTTCATTTGACCTTGAATCTTAAAAAAAGCTGCACGAGTAAACACTTTACCTGCATGCTTCTCCATATGATGTTGCGTTTCAATTGCATGAGTAGTCTAAAGATACTCGTGATCATTCTTAGACTGCTCATATCGTAGAATTTCCATAGCAGTTTCAAAAAAAGATATAAATTCAACAAGAGTTGAACTCCTACTCATTAGTTGTTGAAAAACATGATTCTCACTCTCTGAACGAGAAGATGTTCTCATTAAATCAGACATATCCGAATCCCTAAAATAAGCTGGAATCCATTTTTGTCTAACATTAAACATGTCAATCAACCAATTATGATCATCAAGATTGTATTTATGGAGAATTGAAAACCAACGTCGATCAAATTCATCAGGATCCAACTTATCAGTCCAAACCATATTAGAAATATCAGATTTAAAACCCGCTTTAGATATTGCATGACCAACCTACATTTCGACAATGAATGAAAAACAAAATAAAGATACatataaaataaattttaaaaacaaGTGTATATTATATTAAGAATCAGTTTATATCGATAAAGTACCTTAGATGTAATTTTCTGTGTAATGTGCCACATACACAACCTATGCCTAGCTGTAAAAAACATAGCTTGAACCGCAATACACATTGAAGGATCTTGATTTGTCATTACAATTTGAGGTTCAACAGGAAAAGCTTTCTTGAAAGCCTTCAACAAACAATCATAAGAATGTATATTTTCCTTTGCTAAAAGACCGGCACCAAATGTAACACATTTAAAATGGTTATCAATACCAGTAAACGGTATAAACACCATGTCATACCTGATAAAACGTAAATTAAAAGTATTACAAAAACTAAACATATACATAAAAAGATTAATATATGATGATATCAATCTGCACACAGACTGGatacaaaaaaaatgaaaattaaaaaaaaacaaacaaaaaaataaataactaGATAATAATACATGTTAGTACGAAAAGTTGCATCAAAAGATACTACATCTCCAAAAGACTTATAATTTCGTTTTGAAGTTGCATTTGCCCAAAAAGCACCCGCTAACTCCTGACGTTCACCTTTAAGTTCAGTAAAACATTAAAAAAATTCAGGATTACAGTTCTTCTTAGTAGTTAACATCTGCACAAACATATCTTCATCcgctttcaaaatatacttattgaCATCTCTTTTCCAATTCTTGCAATCATTTTTAGAAGCCCTAACAAGTTCATGATCACCATGAACTTTTTTCAACACTCTGTAACCTTTATTCGGTCTGATGCCCGATTGTCCTAACTGAAAAAAGCAATTTTGAGCATTGGAAAGTTTCCTTTGAGATTTTAAATGCTTGATATATTCTGGAGGGACCACAATATGGTTGTGTTTGTCTGTAAACTTAAAAAGCTGATATTTATTATCAGAATTAAGATTTATAAGAAAACAAGCACAACATCCAACTTTCTGTGATGGTCTTTTCCTTTTCTTTGGTTTCTTTTTCTTATTATCACTATTAAGAATCGACACTTCACCAAAGTCCGCATCAGGAATTTCAGCACTACATATCAAATCTTTTTTTTGGATTCTTATCTTTAACTTCTTTAAACCGTGTTTACTACAAAAAAATATTCCCTGAAGAATCTTCAACCCATTTTGAAGATGATTTAATAACTTCAAAACCTCCTTGAATAGCATACTCATTATAAAAAGTAAACACACTTTCAATATAATCAATCAACATCCCAATTAAAGGTTTAACGCTATCAGCAACCGTAGGGGTCCAAAACCTTGTCCCATCAGTATTTATAGATTGAACACCAACATAACAATTTTCTGGGACATAAATACCTATAAATGAAAAAAGTTGAAACATCTAGGTAAATAATATATCATATATCGAATTTGAATTTAGTAAATTCATATTAATCCAAGTACAGATTGATATTGTAGTGCACAGACTGAATAACACTGTGTACATAGACCGAAGTGAGTCCATCATACAGATTGCTATTCAATCTGTGCAGATAGACATTCAATATGTGCATATTGACATTCAATCTTTGTGCAGATTGACATTCAATCTCTGTGCAGATTGAAATACATATGAAAAAAAAACCCTGCATAAATTCACCTAAATAGATTGAAACAAATGCATCTATAAAATTCACCTAATTGTCCATCTAATGAATTCATCTTCGTCTATTATATATGAACTATGATGAAATTTCTAAGAACAAATTTAATCATTCTGTTTACTATTAGTGTATATAATCCAACTTCAATCTGTACATAGACTAAAGTGAGTCCATTATACAGATTGAATATCAATCTGCACATactaactatcaatttttttttaaaaacagtaCAAACTAACTTCAGTCTGTACATAGACTGAAATCGATGCTTTATACAGAATGAATATAATAACTGCACAAACTAAATCTCAATTAGTTTTCAGACTGATTACCTAAAATATAGAGATTTTACATATAGAATAAAGAATTTAAGTGAAAACAGAGTAAAATATGTACTCACAATCACCCTCTGAATCAATAAACTCGTAAACATCTAAGTCATTAGCTTCGACATCACCGTCTCAAAAATCATTATCGGCATTCGAATCAAACAACACAATACGATCTGACTCATTACCTTCATCATCTAGGTCGGGACGACCACCAGCGTCGTTTACGAATGTAAATTTTGTTTATGTGAATCTCCCATCGAATTCAATGAAAATCGATCGAATAACAAAAACTAATCGATACGAAGACTGTATTTTCGAATGATTTTATATCTAATCCCTAATTTGAATTGATGTGATAGGATGAAAATACCTTTAATGTGTAAACTGATAGTGGGAAAAAAATTGCAGGATTGCTGTGAAAATTATTTGGTGTTATGGGTTCTCTCCATTCTCTAGTTCTCTcaagatcctttcactatatatatatatatatatatatatatatatatatatatatatatatatatatatatatatatatatatatatatatatatatatatatacaatcaagggggaagtaaccaattgtgaagtactttttgtcaaaatttagcccgatttagagtttagggtttagagtttagtgttttgggtttagtccctaaactcaaaaccctaaaccctattttGCCAGCTTTGAGGCTTTTACCCAAAAACAAATCCaaaactctaaaccattcgtgttaaaaactcaatctaaaccttaaatctaaaccctaaactctaaatttctaaaccataatatctaaaccctaatatctataacctaatttctaaaccctcaaaatacgctcgaaaaacatgataattgttatatattatttcttcgagcgttttcccgccaaaataaaaaatttatcacaaagtgtcttttttaaatgtttatattttcatccaatctataatgttcgtgaacaaagttttttcaaaaaatgaagaaaaaaaattgattccCCCTACTTCCCCACAattagttacttccccattgatcctatatatatatatatatatatatatatatatatatatatatatatatatacacacacacatatatacatatatatactagtgaaatgacctgtggaaccatgagtttgtttaaacgaaacagtttaatcatatgttttaggtattaagtgaatgtaaattctAAAGTTACTTAGTTTAATGCCCCGTGGAACCACAGAATCCGACTAAGaaatcgtcagctgaacatttcatcaaacacctataatgcatattaaataattcacatccaatcataagagataatattggttgttatattattttaaaagtgtaaattaaaatataaatttataattgaTTTTTCTTCtgtctagcttttataccttctcgtactcaattcaaaataattaattaaaaaaattcaaaattatttaattttaataattaaaataattattaataagatttaataataataattaattaataagatttaattttaattcaaaattattttgattaatgacatcacacaccatgcttagatttttttctttttatttttgattttttcttaacaaaggaattagcctaataatgacatcatcattatagtattttaatattaactataagtatatatatatatatatatatatatatatatatatatatatatataggatatattaaaattaaaattagaaaTGATACACAAGACAAAAAAACTGGCATGTGGCCAACTCATTGAACCAAAATATTTAGAAATTTGAAAATCAACTTTTTCATGCACTACCAATCATAATTGACGATTTTAAGGAAGGACAATAACTAATAAATTGTCATTTTGTGGTAATTCTCCATTACATTCGACGACATTGGGTGCGAAGATTTGGCAAGCGGTGGAATGGGTATGCGGTTATCTTATATGGAAAAATTGAAACCAAAAAGTTTTTAATAATAAATGTTGGAATCCACCGGTTGCCTTGAACGAGATACAATTAAAAACGTTCGATTGGATTGCGAAGCGATGAAAGATTAAAAACATCTATTGGCTTACTTGGTTAAACGATCCTCAAAGCTTTTTAAGTGCTAGTTCCTAAATGATAAGGTGTTAGACTACAATCTTTGTATTTTAGCATGGATCATTTAGGCTTGTATTCCTCAGTATGTTTTTTGTACAGCCACTGAGGGTTTTGTGAAAGGGTATATCCCTTGCTTGTACAACATGTATTtgtaattcaataataataatattaaattgcctttcaaaaaaaatatcatttttatatggAATTTGCTACACACAACTTTTAGCGTTGTCATTAACGTGTATATAATACTTGTACATGTATGGTAGTCACAAATTGAATTTCTGTTATGGTTATTAAATTGTACAATCAATTATGCATGTTTACCACATTCTAGCTAGCGTTAACAATAGTAGGAGTTATGTTTTTTAACCATTTATTGCTTATTCTCGTTCACTTTTGACAAACGGTAGAGAGATAATTTTGTGGTGGTTTTGTTATTAGCTGTTGATTTTTCTGCCATATTAGATTTGACAACGGTTGGTAATTCTTGGTTTCTCTTCGCTATATTGTTTGTTAACGGTTTGTGTCACCATGATTGGAATTATCTTGAAATTAACTTTCCTTATTCGGTTACCTAATATTTTTTCGTGTTGTCCGACTGTGTTTATTGAGCTTCATCGATGTTTGGTCAACGATTTGGGGGTTTTCAAATTATGTGTCATTAGTGTTCTTCTTTAGTTGTCTGACGATGTTCTGCTTTCTTGGTTTACTTGGGATTTTCAATGATTTTTAGTTGGCGGTTAGCCTAGTTAGATGGGGGCATTTCAGTTAGCTTGCTTCTTCGATCACACTTGGATTACTTCACTCATTTTTTTGTTTGCTATTGTTTTCATGTTCTCCATCAGTTGGTCATAGGCTTATCACCATCAAATGAAGTTAGGCGAATCACTTTTTGATGGAGTTATAGGTGTTTATACAATAACTGGCGGTTAGTATGAGTATGAGGACATGCAAGTCACAGAGATTGAGATTGGGTGATTGTGGTTTTGGTTATATTcgctggcgattccccgaaggtaacaGTCAGGAGACTGTTTTACGCCACCGAAGCAAATGGTATAACATGATTGTGTTATTATGTGTGTATGGATTGAATGTGTAATGTTTCCTGCATTCTTTACCATTTATAAGTGGGATGGAATGGCTTTCTATACCAGTTCGCTAGTTCCCAATGTTTTTGGATCACTAGTTGACTTTCCCTTTTGGTAATCTTGCAGAGGAAAGTGAGCTTGTCCCCTTTCCTTTGTGGTACAGGCGTGCACCGAACTAGGAATAGTTTCGTTAGTCTTGACTTTGTAATTGACCGAGGTTTTGTGGGCTCTAAGCTCACTGTTGTTGCTCTGATTCCATGACCTCGTTCATTGTAGCTGAAGTTTCCTTCGTTCCATATATTGTAGCCATATCTTCCAAAGCAAACTTTGAAGCTGATAAACGGGCCGGAGGTGgggtacactatcaagccccccagtttaaTTTTACGAAGCGATAATATCCACATATGAGCTTCGTTAAGTTAAacttaataataattacttttgctGCATTGATTTGATAATTAACTGCGGCGTTTAATACTTTTGTCCCCGAAATTACCTTTTTGCCCTTAATGAGAGAATCTCGTCTGTCTTGAAGTGGAGGGTACGATCGTCCGATGGCTTGCGGTTACCGAGGGTGCTCTGCAGTTTGATTTGATAGTCGATCTTCTCTTTCCCTTAAGGTTTTAACCTTTCCTCTTCTCCCTCTTATTTGTGCTTAATTTCCATTCAAACTTTCACTTTTCTGGAAACCTTTCTTCTTCGCATACTAAGGTACTCTCAATTTCTTCTTACGTTTTTCTTTTTTGTTTATTATTACCATGTCTAAACATGGTATTAAGGCCTCTTTTAGCGATGTTAATCCCTCCTTGCTGTCGTATCTGATTGAGATGCTTGGTTTGAAATCTGGTGATATCGTTATTCCGGCTAGTGATAAGCACATCTTGAATCCTCCTAAGGGTTACATTGGCGTGTATACCCAATTGTTTACCGAGTGTAACGTTAGGGTTCCTTTTTCTTCTTTCCTCCTCGGTGTTTTAGACCACTTTAAAGTGAATATTTCTGTTTTTCATCCTTTGGCTGTGAAAAAGGTTATGGCTTTTGAGGTAATGTGTAGGGCTTATGGTGGTGAACCTTCTGTTGATCTTTTTCGCCACTTCTTTCGCACTGGTGATACCAGTGATTGGGTTACTATTCAAAAATGAAAGAGTAGGAGAGGTGCTCCTCCTCCTATTTATTGCTTTGCTTCACAATTTCCTGATGTTCGTAATTGAAAGTGTTCCTTCATTTTTCTGAAAAAATCCTTTCTGCATCCGAAAGATTATCCTTTCATTTATGATCCTGAGAGGGCGTTTGTTCCTAAGGAATACAAGGATCCTATCCCTTTTGTTCCTGAAGATGATGCTTTGTTTAGGAGGATTTGTAACCATCCCATCATACCTTCTACTTACCCAGATGCTATTATGTTTAAGTTAGGGATGGCACCTGAATGGGAGGAGGGTACTGTTACTCCCGTGTTCTTTTATGGGGAGCAGGGTATGTTTCGTTTTTGTTTCTGTGTATCATTGTTTGCCTCTCTAACTGCTTACATTTTTCTGTTGTGCTTTTGACAGAGATGTCTTTGAGAAATGTTGTCAAGGCCCAAGGGTTGAAGGAGTATACTGTTGCTGTCCAAGCTAGATCAACTGTTGTTAAGGATCTTGGATCCCCCACTTGTTCTGGTTTTATGGAGATATCCAGTAAGCCAAAGGCTGATCATGTCAAAGTGAGTTCGTCGAAGGTCAATACTAAAGAAAAATCAAAGCGAGTGGAAGCTCCTATTGATGTAGATACTCAAGATGACCAACCTCTTGCATCCCTTGCTCCTGGAGTTGGGGCCAGGGTAGTATAACATCACAAAGCTAAAGGTGTGATGAAGCGGAAGACCCATCCTGATGTTACTTCTGTGAAAAAGCAAAAGTTCGGCCAGCTTCAAGATGAAGCAAGTGATGACATTGTTACCGCTAACCCTTTGTTTGGTATGCTTTACTTCAGCTTTTGCTTTGTTGGATCTTTCTTGCTTGTTATTTATTTCTTCGTTTGTTTGTAGGTCTGCCTGTGTACTCTGAAGTTCCTACTCCAAATAACTGCTTTGATCTCATTGATAGTCTCGTTCCTGATAACTGGGGGAATTGCTTTGCTGATGATATGAAAAGTTTTCATGATGCCTACTCTGTTATCAACTTTCAAGCTGTTTCTATGGGTCATATTGCTTCTTCCCTCTTACAGAAGCGTACTGCTGAGCTTGAATCTCTGAGAGAGCATCATGTTTCTATGGCTGAGAGGGTTAAGATGCTTGAGAAGCAGATATTAATGGCTCCTAGCTATGAAGAGGATCTGAAGGCTGCTCGTGATGAAATAGCAGGTTTACAGAAGCAGGTTAAGGTGGGCGAGGTTCAGAAAATTGCCATTGCTGACGAGTTAAAAGACTACAAGAAGCGTTGTGAGGTGTTGAAGTGTGATTATTCTCAAGTTGTTTCTCAGGTTATTCCCCATGCCTGTCAGCAATTACTGAAAAGTGCAGATTTTGGGCAATTTTTTTGGTAACGTAGTGTTAGCTTCTAAAGTTCAGGCCAGGTGTGAAGTGATAGGAGATTTGGCGTCTAAGTGAGTTGTGCAGCTTGCTGACTTTGCCGATTATACTGACCAGGGAAAGGCGATGGTTGACTCTGCTTTTGATGAGCTTGAGCAAGCT from Rutidosis leptorrhynchoides isolate AG116_Rl617_1_P2 chromosome 9, CSIRO_AGI_Rlap_v1, whole genome shotgun sequence harbors:
- the LOC139869185 gene encoding protein FAR1-RELATED SEQUENCE 5-like is translated as MSMLFKEVLKLLNHLQNGLKILQGIFFCSKHGLKKLKIRIQKKDLICSAEIPDADFGEVSILNSDNKKKKPKKRKRPSQKVGCCACFLINLNSDNKYQLFKFTDKHNHIVVPPEYIKHLKSQRKLSNAQNCFFQLGQSGIRPNKGYRVLKKVHGDHELVRASKNDCKNWKRDVNKYILKADEDILYDMVFIPFTGIDNHFKCVTFGAGLLAKENIHSYDCLLKAFKKAFPVEPQIVMTNQDPSMCIAVQAMFFTARHRLCMWHITQKITSKVGHAISKAGFKSDISNMVWTDKLDPDEFDRRWFSILHKYNLDDHNWLIDMFNVRQKWIPAYFRDSDMSDLMRTSSRSESENHVFQQLMSRSSTLVEFISFFETAMEILRYEQSKNDHEYL